From the genome of Streptomyces sp. NBC_01317, one region includes:
- a CDS encoding fatty acid desaturase family protein, producing MSVHTTGEPTVVQQRGESGTAGSDFSRLSKAITAAGLMRRRPWYYAVRMSLVALSYGAAWAVFAVVGNSWWTLAVAALLAVVFGQVALVAHDVGHRQVFRLRKASERTGRIAGNLGIGMGYGWWQDKHSRHHANPNHEELDPDVNPDIFVWSQAQAREATGLPKFIGRLQAYLFFPLLTLEGFNLHVAGVRALADRTLKQRRKEGFLLFAHFALYLGALFVVLPPGKAVLFLVVHQCLFGLYLGSIFAPNHKGMPTLTGEDRPDFLRRQVLTSRNVRGGWFTDLVLGGLNYQIEHHLFPSMPSPHLRKAQPIVARFCQEHNIGYLETGLINSYRQALKSLHDAGAPLRAAAAAPGPQG from the coding sequence AACCCACCGTCGTGCAACAGCGGGGGGAGAGCGGCACCGCCGGCAGTGACTTCTCCCGGCTCTCCAAGGCGATCACGGCGGCCGGCCTGATGCGTCGCAGGCCCTGGTACTACGCGGTGAGGATGTCGCTCGTCGCCCTGTCGTACGGCGCGGCCTGGGCCGTCTTCGCCGTCGTCGGGAACAGCTGGTGGACGCTGGCCGTGGCCGCGCTCCTCGCGGTCGTCTTCGGCCAGGTCGCGCTCGTCGCCCACGACGTCGGGCACCGCCAGGTGTTCCGGCTGCGCAAGGCGAGCGAGCGCACCGGCCGGATCGCCGGCAACCTGGGCATCGGCATGGGCTACGGCTGGTGGCAGGACAAGCACTCCCGGCACCACGCCAACCCGAACCACGAAGAACTGGACCCGGACGTCAACCCCGACATCTTCGTGTGGTCCCAGGCGCAGGCGCGCGAGGCGACCGGGCTGCCCAAGTTCATCGGCCGCCTCCAGGCGTACCTGTTCTTCCCCCTGCTGACGCTCGAAGGCTTCAACCTGCATGTCGCGGGGGTACGGGCGCTCGCCGACCGCACGCTCAAGCAGCGCAGGAAGGAAGGCTTCCTGCTCTTCGCGCACTTCGCCCTCTACCTGGGCGCGCTGTTCGTCGTCCTGCCCCCCGGCAAGGCCGTGCTGTTCCTCGTCGTGCACCAGTGCCTGTTCGGCCTCTACCTGGGCTCCATCTTCGCGCCCAACCACAAGGGCATGCCCACGCTGACCGGTGAGGACCGCCCCGACTTCCTGCGGCGCCAGGTCCTCACCTCGCGCAACGTGCGCGGCGGCTGGTTCACCGACCTCGTGCTGGGCGGGCTGAACTACCAGATCGAGCACCACCTGTTCCCGAGCATGCCCAGCCCGCACCTGCGCAAGGCGCAGCCGATCGTCGCCCGCTTCTGCCAGGAGCACAACATCGGCTATCTGGAGACCGGGCTGATCAACTCCTACCGGCAGGCGCTCAAGAGCCTGCACGACGCGGGAGCGCCCCTGCGGGCGGCGGCCGCGGCGCCGGGGCCCCAGGGCTGA